In Candidatus Vesicomyosocius okutanii, one DNA window encodes the following:
- a CDS encoding peptidylprolyl isomerase: MNKTLLLICVFSFNIFAIPNSIVAIVNDDLITFDQISIDIKPNYTKAQKLTLVNQQIDLILQLQKIKQLSIVPKENVINSMLGNIALNNDLSLIQLQSLPQFDKVINHVKQNLSLEGLKHFIIENLNIELTDVEISKQLSKTPNHLNKLEKQIRIAQITINSTNQVDSNRLIKDRLIDLSEKINKGDSFSILKKIYSQDNFYKNDSESIWLNLSKLPKAFQQSLKGLLVGEISQPFKIGQVWRIVKIIDKRSVDNYLVELKAKLIRQKEDTYFYNWVKKIRKEAYIKIFDNKL, from the coding sequence ATGAACAAAACTTTATTATTAATTTGTGTATTTTCATTTAATATATTTGCTATACCTAATAGTATTGTTGCTATTGTTAATGATGATTTGATTACTTTTGACCAGATTAGTATTGATATTAAACCCAACTATACTAAAGCACAAAAGTTGACTTTAGTTAATCAACAAATAGATTTAATCTTGCAATTACAAAAAATTAAACAACTAAGTATTGTTCCAAAAGAGAATGTGATTAATAGCATGTTAGGTAATATTGCTTTAAATAATGATTTGAGCTTAATACAATTGCAATCTTTGCCTCAATTTGATAAAGTTATTAACCATGTGAAACAGAATTTATCATTAGAAGGTCTTAAACATTTTATTATTGAAAATCTTAATATTGAACTTACTGATGTTGAAATAAGTAAGCAATTATCTAAAACCCCTAATCATTTAAACAAGTTAGAGAAGCAAATAAGAATAGCGCAAATCACCATTAACTCTACTAACCAAGTAGATTCAAATCGTTTAATTAAGGATCGATTGATTGATTTAAGTGAGAAAATTAATAAAGGTGATTCATTTTCTATTTTAAAAAAAATTTATTCGCAAGATAATTTTTATAAAAATGACAGTGAATCTATTTGGCTTAATTTATCAAAATTACCAAAAGCTTTTCAACAGAGTTTAAAAGGCCTTTTAGTAGGTGAGATATCACAGCCATTTAAAATAGGACAAGTTTGGAGGATTGTTAAAATTATTGATAAACGTAGTGTTGACAATTATCTAGTCGAACTTAAAGCTAAATTAATACGCCAAAAAGAAGATACTTACTTCTATAATTGGGTTAAGAAAATAAGGAAAGAAGCTTATATTAAGATTTTTGACAATAAGTTATAA
- the rlmB gene encoding 23S rRNA (guanosine(2251)-2'-O)-methyltransferase RlmB, with amino-acid sequence MSKSIIITGFHAIQAQLKFNPKYLIKIFILNKRCDKRLNTLILEINNFDINIQQCTKVQLDKLSNYQTHQGIAAEILLPILPNQCELITYVSKLDNASLILILDSIQDPRNLGACLRSANAAGVDCVIINKDGSASISALVHKTSAGAINQIKIFQVTNLSRTIKALQQQNIWVIGLDSSANTLIYQIDLTTPNAIIMGSEGFGLKRLTKQSCDQLAKIPMQGKVESLNVSVATGITLFEINRQRFL; translated from the coding sequence ATGTCTAAATCAATCATCATTACTGGATTTCACGCTATTCAAGCACAGTTAAAATTTAACCCTAAATATTTAATTAAGATTTTCATACTAAATAAACGATGTGATAAGCGTTTAAATACTCTTATCCTTGAGATTAATAATTTTGATATTAACATTCAACAGTGTACCAAAGTACAACTAGATAAATTAAGTAATTATCAGACTCATCAAGGTATTGCAGCTGAAATATTATTACCTATCCTACCTAACCAATGTGAACTAATTACTTACGTGTCTAAATTAGATAATGCTAGTTTAATCTTAATACTTGATTCTATTCAAGATCCTAGGAATTTAGGCGCTTGTTTGCGTAGTGCTAATGCAGCTGGGGTTGATTGCGTAATAATTAATAAAGATGGTTCAGCGTCTATTAGTGCATTAGTACACAAAACTTCTGCAGGTGCGATTAATCAAATAAAAATTTTCCAAGTAACCAATCTGTCGCGTACTATTAAAGCATTACAACAACAAAATATTTGGGTAATTGGTTTAGATAGTTCTGCCAATACTCTGATTTATCAAATAGATTTAACCACACCAAATGCTATTATTATGGGATCTGAAGGCTTTGGACTTAAAAGATTAACCAAACAATCTTGCGACCAACTGGCTAAAATTCCTATGCAAGGGAAAGTAGAAAGTTTAAACGTTTCTGTTGCTACAGGGATAACACTTTTTGAGATAAATAGACAACGCTTTCTATAG
- a CDS encoding vWA domain-containing protein, with protein sequence MIENNINKLDLQVVKAKLTKARTQLILDQPFLGNLVLRLPLKAAGSWCKTSATDAKSFYYNPNFINQLDHHQTKFILIHEVLHCALMHFSRRGNRLKHKWDLACDFAINPLLVKEGFHPPPGLSIFHKYQGMIAEEIYPMVDDSIDTKPMDQHLYDDSPKNNLQDNSNNNSNSFYLANKPNPLTPVEIQQLSGKWQKNLASSIQLAQQAGKLNGEFIKLINFFLQPQFSWQSLLSQYMFSFVRDDFSYARPSRRSGNAILPSLRSSQINITVAIDTSGSISQNEINEFIIEINAIKSNIRATITLIACDEKVSKELIWRFEVWDELIFPVSLVGGGKGTNFNPVFDHVNTQEIASSVLIYFTDAKGKFPKYEPIYPVMWLIKGNKNVPWGHRIQLN encoded by the coding sequence ATGATTGAGAATAATATTAATAAGCTTGATTTACAAGTAGTTAAAGCAAAATTGACTAAAGCTCGAACACAACTTATTCTTGACCAACCTTTTCTAGGTAATTTAGTGCTTAGATTGCCACTTAAAGCTGCTGGATCTTGGTGTAAAACTAGTGCAACCGATGCTAAAAGTTTTTACTACAATCCAAATTTTATTAACCAGCTTGATCATCATCAAACTAAGTTTATTCTTATTCATGAAGTCCTACATTGTGCACTAATGCACTTTTCTCGTCGTGGTAATCGGCTTAAACATAAATGGGATTTAGCTTGTGATTTTGCCATTAATCCGCTTTTGGTAAAAGAAGGATTTCATCCCCCACCTGGACTGTCTATTTTCCATAAATATCAAGGTATGATTGCAGAAGAAATTTACCCAATGGTTGATGATAGTATTGATACTAAACCTATGGATCAACATTTATATGATGATAGTCCAAAGAATAATTTACAAGACAATAGTAATAATAATTCAAATTCTTTTTACTTGGCAAATAAGCCTAACCCTTTAACACCTGTTGAAATTCAACAATTAAGTGGTAAATGGCAGAAAAATCTTGCTTCAAGTATACAACTTGCACAACAAGCAGGAAAATTAAATGGTGAATTTATTAAATTAATTAATTTTTTCCTTCAGCCTCAGTTTTCTTGGCAATCTTTATTGTCACAATATATGTTTAGTTTTGTACGTGATGATTTTTCCTATGCTAGACCATCACGTCGTAGTGGCAATGCCATATTGCCATCACTTAGATCTAGCCAAATTAATATTACTGTTGCTATTGATACTTCTGGCTCAATTTCTCAAAATGAGATTAACGAGTTTATAATAGAAATTAATGCCATTAAAAGTAATATACGCGCTACAATTACATTAATTGCTTGTGATGAAAAAGTCAGTAAAGAACTGATATGGCGTTTTGAAGTTTGGGATGAGTTAATATTTCCAGTATCATTGGTGGGTGGTGGCAAAGGTACTAATTTTAATCCTGTATTTGATCATGTTAACACGCAAGAAATTGCTTCTAGCGTGTTAATTTACTTTACTGATGCTAAAGGAAAATTTCCAAAATATGAACCAATCTATCCAGTAATGTGGCTTATTAAAGGAAATAAAAATGTACCATGGGGACATCGTATTCAATTAAATTAA